From the Streptomyces sp. NBC_01216 genome, the window GGCGTGGACACCGCCCATCGCGAGGGCCTCGGAGATGTCGATGGAGGCGATCTCGGCGTGCGCGACGGTGGAGCGGAGCGTGTGGCCCCACAGCATGTCCTCGTGCCACATGTCCGAGGAGTACGCGAACTCGCCGGTGACCTTGAGGGTGCCGTCCGGGCGGAGCGTGGACTCGCCGATGCCGCCCTCGTTGTGGTTCTGGGTGACGTTCGTCGGCGTTCCCGCCGGAACGCCGCGCGTGTTCTGCGCCATGGTCAGACCGCCTCTCCCTGACGGGCGGCCGCCAGGCGGACCGCGTCGAGGATCTTCTCGTAGCCCGTGCAGCGGCAGAGATTGCCGGAGAGGGCCTCCCGGATGTCCTGGTCGGACGGGTCGCTCTGGCGCTCCAGGAGCTCGTCGGCGGCGATCAGCAGTCCCGGGGTGCAGAAGCCGCACTGGACCGCGCCGGCGTCGATGAACGCCTGCTGGACCGGGGAGAGGGCCAGCGGGTCGCTGCCGGCCTCACCGGTCCGCGAGTCCTGGCCGGGCTTCGCCTCCCACTTCTTGGCGGCGTCGAGGGACGTGCCGCAGGCACCGGTGGCGCAGCCGTGTCCGGCGTGGTCCTCGCGCTGCCTGGCGAAGTCGGCGAGGCCCTCGACGGTGACGACCTCGCGGCCCTCGACCTGACCGGCGGCGACCAGACAGGAACAGACCGGCACGCCGTCCAGGCGGACCGTGCAGGAGCCGCACTCCCCCTGCTCGCAGGCGTTCTTGGAGCCGGGCAGGCCCATCCGCTCACGCAGCACGTAGAGCAGGGACTCGCCCTCCCAGACGTCGTCGGCTTCCTGCGGACGACCGTTGACCGTGAAATTGACGCGCATGGTTATGCAGCTCCCTCAAGCGTGCGGCCGGTGCCGCGGTACTGCTCCCAGGTCCAGCCGAGCTGGCGGCGGGCCATGATGCCGACGGCGTGGCGCCGGTACTTGGCGGTGCCGCGGACGTCGTCGATCGGGTTCGCGGCGCCCGAGCACAGGTCGGCGAACTGCTTGGCGATCGACGGGGTGATGATCTTGCCGCTCTCCCAGAAGCCGCCTTCCTCGAGGGCCGCGTTCAGGAAGGTCTCGGCCTCCTTGGCGCGGATCGGGGTCGGCGCGGCCGAACCGATGCCGGTGCGGACGGTCCGGGTCTCCGGGTGGAGCGCCAGGCCGAAGGCGCAGACCGCGATGACCATCGCGTTGCGGGTGCCGACCTTGGAGTACTGCTGGGGGCCGTCCGCCTTCTTGATGTGCACGGTCTTGATGAGCTCGTCGGGCTCCAGCGCGTTGCGCTTCACCCCCGTGTAGAACGCGTCGATGGGGATGAACCGGCTGCCGCGCACCGATTCCACCTCGACCTCGGCGCCCGCCGCGAGGAGCGCGGGGTGCGCGTCACCCGCCGGGGACGCGGTGCCGAGGTTGCCGCCTACGCCGCCGCGGTTGCGGATCTGCGGGGAGGCCACCGTGTGCGAGGCGAGGGCCAGACCGGGAAGCTCGGCCCGCAGGTCCTCCATGATCCGGGTGTAGGGGACGGAGGCGCCGAGGCGTACGTTCTCCTCTCCGACCTCCCACTCGCTCAGCAGCTCGATACGGTTCAGGTCCAGGAGGTACGCGGGACGCCGGTGGTCGAAGTTGATCTCGACCATGACGTCGGTGCCACCCGCGATGGGCACGGCCGTGGGGTGCTCTGCCTTGGCGGCGAGCGCCTCCTCCCAGCTGGCGGGGCGAAGGAAGTCCATGGTGGCTCTCTTCTTGTGCTTCTAGTGATCGGGGGACGGTCGTACGGGCCCGGGGGGACGGCCGGCCCTCGACTTCGAATTCGTGTTCATGTGCTGTTCAGCGATGTGTGGCCTAGTACACAAGCCCGGCTCGCCCCGGTGCAGTCACCGAAAACATGAAGGAGTTGGCTGGCGACCTTCCTCGTCTTGTAGATTCGAACGAAAGGCGAGGCTCGGTAACCTCGCTGTTTTCCCCTGGAAACCCCGGCACCGGGCCACCGTCGACAACGCGACACTCCCCCGGGTCGCGAATCCCGGGAAACGGTCTATGTATGTCTTACCCACGAGTGACTGACGAGAAGGAACGGCGGCGACGAGATGCGGCTGCGCGCACTGCTGGAAACCGACGCGCTGGGGCTGCGCCTGCTCGGAGGCGAGGAGGAACTGGACCGCACCGTCCGCGGCGTGATGACGACGGATCTCAAGGACCCCAGCCGCTACCTGTCCGGCGGCGAGCTGGTGCTCACCGGCCTCGCCTGGCTGCGGGAACCGGCGGACGCGGAGCCGTTCGCCCGGATCCTGGCCGCCGCCGGGGTGGCGGCCCTGGCGGCCGGGGAGGCGGAGCTCGGGGACATCCCCGACGACCTCGTACAGGCGTGTTCGCGCCATCGGCTGCCCTTGTTCGCGGTGAACGAGTCCGTTGCGTTCGCGACCATCACCGAGCACGTTGTTCGACAGGTGTCGGGTGAGCGGGCGGGCGACCTGGCCGCCGTCGTCGACCGCCACCGGCGCCTGATGACCTCCGGCCCGGCGGGCGGCGGCCCCGAGGTGGTCCTCGACCTGCTCGGCTCCGACCTCGACCTGCGGGCCTGGGTGCTCTCCCCCACCGGCCGCCGGATCGCCGGCGCCGGCGAACCGCTGGACAGCGGCCTCGCCGCCCGGCTGGCCGGCGAGCATCTGGCGGCCACCCGGACCGGCCGGCGCGGGCCCCACCGGCTGAGCGTCGGCGGCACCACGTACTCGCTGTTCCCGGTCCGCAGCACCGGGCGCGGGGCCGCACCCGCCTCGCGGGACGTCCGGGAGACGGTGCTGTCCGACTGGCTCCTGGCCGTCGAGGCGGACGCCGGGGACTGGCCCGCCGCCCGGCTGGACCTGCTCCAGGGCGTCACCCAGCTGATCGCCGTGGAGCGCGACCGGCGCGACGCGGCGCGCACGGTACGGCGCCGGCTCGCCCAGGAGGTCCTGGAACTGGTCCAGGCGGGTGCCGCGCCGGCCGAGATCGCGGCCCGGCTGCGGGTCGCCGCGCCGGTGCTGCTGCCCGGACTCGGCACCGCCCCGCACTGGCAGGTGGTGGTGGCCCGGGTGGAGTGGGAGCCGGACGGCTCCACGGGCCAGTCCCTGGACAGCGGCCCGGTCGCCCAGGCGGTGCTGGAGGAGATCCTCGTCGACCCGGCGACCGTCGGGCCGGAGTCGGCGGACCGGATCGCCGTGGCCCACCACGGGGACGAGGCCATCGCCCTGGTGCCGCTGCCCGCCGGCCCGCTCCCGGACAGCGAGGACGAGGAGGGGACCACGAGCGCCGGTCTGCACGCCGACGTGCTCCTGGCGTCGGTACGGGAACCCCTGTCCTCCGGTCTCGCCGACGACGGCCGTCTCACGCTGGGCGTCAGCGCCGCGGTCCACTCCGCTGAGGGCCTGCGGGGGGCACTGGAGGAGGCCCGGCACGCCCGCCGGGTCGCCGGGGCGCGCCCCGGCCGCGTCTGCGCGGCGGGCCACCACGAGCTGGCCTCGCACGTGCTGCTGCTGCCGTTCGTCCCCGACGACGTCCGTCGCGCGTTCACGGCACGGCTGCTCGACCCGCTGCGGGACTACGACCGCCGCCACCGCGCGGAGCTGATCCCCACACTGGAGGCGTTCCTGGACTGCGACGGCTCCTGGACGCGCTGCGCGACGCGACTGCACCTGCATGTGAACACCCTGCGCTACCGGGTCGGCAGGATCGAGCAACTCACCGGCCGGGACCTGTCGCGCCTGGAGGACAAGCTGGACTTCTTCCTCGCGCTGCGGATGAGCTGACGCCGTGCGGGCCCCGCGCCGGAGCGGGGCCGCGCTCCGGCGGGGGTCGGCCGGGCGCATCCGGCGCTCCCCGGACCCGGGGAGCGGCACGCGCGGACGCGCTCACCCGGAAGGCGGAATGACAGATTCATCTCTTCGGGGGAGCGCGCGCCCTGCGTTCACGGGAATTCCGGTCCGCGCGATGCCTCCGGCATCGGCACCCGACGTGCCACCGTGGTCTCCGACCGCTTCGATTCGGCCCGTCCATCGGTCACTTCGGGCCGTCTGTGTCCGTATACCGGATAAACACAAGGCACTTGTGAATTGATTCACCTGACCCCTTGGCCAGGCCCACCCGTTCGTGCTGAGATTCCAGCCTCACTCAACAGCTCAATGGTGCGCTCGGGGAGGGCAATGTGGCGGACACCGCCATGTCTGGTTCCGAAACGACGGAGGGTGACGATCCGTCCCTTGCCTACGGCGAGGCGACCCCCACGCAGACGGCCATATGGCGGCTGCGTTCGCGCGGCTGCTGGACGGACGCCGCCGCGCTGCTCGCCCCCCGCTCGGCCGATCCGGCCGCGGCGCTGGAACGGGCCGCGTTGCTGATCGAACGATGTCTCTACACCGAGAAGGGCTGGGCCGAGGCGGAGGAGGCCCTGCGGGCGGCCGAGGCGGTGACGCAGAGCGACGAGGAGCGCGGGGCGGCGGCCTGCGAGCGTGGCTACCTCGCGTACGCGTCTACACTGCTGGGGGTCCGGGACCGGGCGGACGAGGCGCGGGCCGCGCTGGGCCGGGCCGCCGCGCTGCTCGCCCCCTCGGCCGAGGGCCGGCCGCTGCTCGACTTCCGGCGCGGACTGATCGCCCAGAACCTCGGCGACTCCCCGGAGGCGGCGCGGGCCGCGTACCGGCGCGCCCACGCGGGGGCGACGGACCGGGGCGACGCGCTGCTGCTGTCCTTCACCTGGCGCCATCTCGCCGGAATCGCCCTGCGGGAAGGGGAGTTGGCGGAGGCTCGGCACGGCTTCGCCGAATCCCTTCGGATCCGCGAGGAGTTGGGGTATCTGGTCGGTACGGCACCGGCCCTGACCGCGCTCGCCGACACGGAGACGGAGCCGGAGGCGGGCCGGCTTCGGGCGGAGGCCGGACGGCTGTTCCGGCTGCTCGGGGGTGTGCCGACCTGGCTGGCCGGTCAGCTGGCCACCCCGCGCACGGCGGTCTGAGAACGGTGCGGCGCGGAGGGCGCGCGGCGACGGTGCCGTGACGGCCCACGACGCGGAGGGGGACGGGTCGCCGCAGGGCGGACGACGCGTCACCCTCCTGGCGCGCGGGAGGACGCCGGGCCGGCGGGCCGCGCCGGCTCCAGGCACTCCAGCACCTCGTCCATCCCGACCACCAGGGCACCGTCCGGGGTGACCGCCACGGCGCGTACGGGCGGCCCCGGGCGGTGGTGGAGGCGGGTACCGGCGTCGAGGTGGCGCAGTTCGACGAGCCCGTCCGCCCACGCGACGGCGAGTGCCGGACCCGCCCCGGTCGGCATCGCGTGCAGGGCCACGACAGCCGCGTCCCGCGCGGTGAACGGGCCGGGCCTCGGCTCACGGCCCGGGACCCACAGGCGGACCGTGCCGTCGGCTCCGCCGCTGCACACGAACGGCCGCGGCGTCTCCACGGCGGTCACGGCGGTGACCCGCCCGCTGTGCAGGGCTGCCTGGTGCATGCCCGTGAGGCCGAAGGCGTGCACCGAGCCGAGGCGGTCTCCGACCACCACCGAACCGGCGATCGCCGCGAGCGCGGTCCCCGGGTGCCGGGTGAGGGTCGCGGCCACCGCCTCGGTGAGCCGCTCCAGATACGGCGGCCGGGGCACGGCTCCCCGTACGGTGTGGAGCCGGCCGCGTTCGTCGAGGAGGAGGACCGCGCCGTCCGGTGCGGGCGCGAGGGCCTTGACCCGGCCGCCGGGAGCGGAGGCCGGGGTGCCGACCGGGTGCGCGTCGTCCGGGTCGAGCAGGGTCACCGTGTCGGTCGGTCCCGCCACCAGCAGCCCGCCCCGGCCCACGCCCAGCGAGGTGACCGGGCCCGGCCACGGCGGGGTCACATCACCCCGGACCCGCGTCCACCGCATCCGCCAGGGCGAGGCGGCGGCGAGCTCCGCGAGCGTCGGCCGCAGACGGGGGTCGGCGCCGTCCCCGAGGACGCCGAGCAGGAGCAGGGCGCGGTCGGCGGGGGTCTGTTCACGGCTGAGGGACTGGCCGGCGCGCAGCCAGGCGGACCGCAGTCCGCCGTGGTCCTCCTCGGTGTCGGCCGCGTATGCGCTGGTCACGCGCACGGGGTCGGCGGCGCAGACGGCGACCGGGTCGGCCGGGTCCGGGCCCGGCTCGGGTGGCCGGGCGCCTCCGGGCGGCGCGGCCGGTCCGCCGCCCGGTGCGGCTCGTCCGTCCAGCCGCACCAGGGTGACGCGCCGGGCGGCGAGCAGCGTGTGCGCGGGCGTGTCGGGGGTGGTCTCGACGACCATGCGGACGCGCCCCGACCCGGCGAGTTCCGCGAGCAGTTCGGCGCAGCCCCCCGGCTCCGCGGCGGCGTCCAGGTCCGTCAGGAGGAGCACCACCCGGCGGGTCTCGGCGGTGGCGAGGACCCGGACCAGCTCTCCGGGCGTCCGGGCGACCACGCCCAGGCGGTTCGCCAGCGCCCAGGCCGCTCCGAGCGCGCTCTGCCCGGCGAGCGGCACCAGCACCCGGGCCGATCGCCCGCGACGGCTCGCGGACCGCGCTCCGAACGTGGCCAGCCAGGCCAGCAGCTCGGAGG encodes:
- a CDS encoding (2Fe-2S)-binding protein, with the protein product MRVNFTVNGRPQEADDVWEGESLLYVLRERMGLPGSKNACEQGECGSCTVRLDGVPVCSCLVAAGQVEGREVVTVEGLADFARQREDHAGHGCATGACGTSLDAAKKWEAKPGQDSRTGEAGSDPLALSPVQQAFIDAGAVQCGFCTPGLLIAADELLERQSDPSDQDIREALSGNLCRCTGYEKILDAVRLAAARQGEAV
- a CDS encoding FAD binding domain-containing protein, whose translation is MDFLRPASWEEALAAKAEHPTAVPIAGGTDVMVEINFDHRRPAYLLDLNRIELLSEWEVGEENVRLGASVPYTRIMEDLRAELPGLALASHTVASPQIRNRGGVGGNLGTASPAGDAHPALLAAGAEVEVESVRGSRFIPIDAFYTGVKRNALEPDELIKTVHIKKADGPQQYSKVGTRNAMVIAVCAFGLALHPETRTVRTGIGSAAPTPIRAKEAETFLNAALEEGGFWESGKIITPSIAKQFADLCSGAANPIDDVRGTAKYRRHAVGIMARRQLGWTWEQYRGTGRTLEGAA
- a CDS encoding PucR family transcriptional regulator; the protein is MRLRALLETDALGLRLLGGEEELDRTVRGVMTTDLKDPSRYLSGGELVLTGLAWLREPADAEPFARILAAAGVAALAAGEAELGDIPDDLVQACSRHRLPLFAVNESVAFATITEHVVRQVSGERAGDLAAVVDRHRRLMTSGPAGGGPEVVLDLLGSDLDLRAWVLSPTGRRIAGAGEPLDSGLAARLAGEHLAATRTGRRGPHRLSVGGTTYSLFPVRSTGRGAAPASRDVRETVLSDWLLAVEADAGDWPAARLDLLQGVTQLIAVERDRRDAARTVRRRLAQEVLELVQAGAAPAEIAARLRVAAPVLLPGLGTAPHWQVVVARVEWEPDGSTGQSLDSGPVAQAVLEEILVDPATVGPESADRIAVAHHGDEAIALVPLPAGPLPDSEDEEGTTSAGLHADVLLASVREPLSSGLADDGRLTLGVSAAVHSAEGLRGALEEARHARRVAGARPGRVCAAGHHELASHVLLLPFVPDDVRRAFTARLLDPLRDYDRRHRAELIPTLEAFLDCDGSWTRCATRLHLHVNTLRYRVGRIEQLTGRDLSRLEDKLDFFLALRMS
- a CDS encoding WD40 repeat domain-containing protein; amino-acid sequence: MSGAPRGQRPPAGTEAGAAALLGWLTDPDAPRLCLLAGGPGRDTSELLAWLATFGARSASRRGRSARVLVPLAGQSALGAAWALANRLGVVARTPGELVRVLATAETRRVVLLLTDLDAAAEPGGCAELLAELAGSGRVRMVVETTPDTPAHTLLAARRVTLVRLDGRAAPGGGPAAPPGGARPPEPGPDPADPVAVCAADPVRVTSAYAADTEEDHGGLRSAWLRAGQSLSREQTPADRALLLLGVLGDGADPRLRPTLAELAAASPWRMRWTRVRGDVTPPWPGPVTSLGVGRGGLLVAGPTDTVTLLDPDDAHPVGTPASAPGGRVKALAPAPDGAVLLLDERGRLHTVRGAVPRPPYLERLTEAVAATLTRHPGTALAAIAGSVVVGDRLGSVHAFGLTGMHQAALHSGRVTAVTAVETPRPFVCSGGADGTVRLWVPGREPRPGPFTARDAAVVALHAMPTGAGPALAVAWADGLVELRHLDAGTRLHHRPGPPVRAVAVTPDGALVVGMDEVLECLEPARPAGPASSRAPGG